The following coding sequences are from one Prochlorococcus sp. MIT 0604 window:
- the dnaN gene encoding DNA polymerase III subunit beta: MEIICNQNELNNAIQLVSKAVASRPTHPILANILLTADEGTNKVSMTGFDLNLGIQTSFDGTVKNSGAITIPSKLLSEIVNKLPNETPVSLVVDENSDNILIKSDRGSFNLKGIPSDEYPNLPFVESGTSLNIDPSSFLKALKSTIFASSNDDSKQLLTGVNFTFKTNYLESASTDGHRLAVALIGNEEHIENKENLSLKDDNFSVTIPTRSLREIEKLVSLRSSENSIKLFYDKGQVVFISSNQIITTRTLEGTYPNYSQLIPDSFSKILNFNTKKLIDALERIAVLADQQSSVVKIKLDDTDLASISADAQDIGNANESIPVSYSGDNFDIAFNVRYLLEGLKVIASENVLLKCNIATTPAVFVPEDNLNSFTYLVMPVQVRS, from the coding sequence ATGGAAATTATTTGTAATCAAAATGAATTAAATAATGCTATACAACTAGTGAGTAAAGCAGTTGCTTCAAGACCAACGCATCCAATTCTTGCAAATATACTTTTAACAGCTGACGAAGGAACAAATAAAGTTAGCATGACTGGATTTGACCTTAATTTAGGAATTCAAACTTCTTTCGATGGAACTGTTAAAAATAGTGGAGCTATTACTATACCCTCAAAACTTTTATCCGAAATAGTAAACAAACTACCTAATGAAACTCCTGTCTCTTTAGTAGTTGATGAGAATTCAGATAATATTCTCATAAAGAGTGACAGAGGTTCTTTTAACCTTAAAGGGATCCCCTCTGATGAATATCCTAATTTACCATTTGTTGAAAGTGGGACTTCTTTGAATATTGATCCTAGTTCTTTTTTAAAGGCTTTAAAATCCACCATTTTTGCTAGTAGTAATGATGATTCAAAGCAACTACTCACAGGTGTTAATTTTACCTTCAAAACAAATTATCTAGAGTCTGCTTCTACAGATGGCCATAGATTGGCTGTTGCTTTAATTGGTAATGAAGAACATATCGAAAATAAAGAAAACTTATCTTTAAAGGATGATAATTTTTCAGTAACTATCCCAACTAGATCATTAAGAGAAATTGAAAAACTAGTATCTTTGAGAAGCTCAGAAAATTCAATTAAGCTTTTCTATGATAAGGGTCAAGTAGTATTTATATCTTCCAATCAAATAATTACTACAAGGACCTTAGAAGGTACTTATCCTAATTATTCACAATTAATTCCTGATTCTTTTTCTAAAATTCTGAATTTTAATACGAAAAAATTAATTGATGCATTAGAAAGGATTGCTGTTTTGGCTGATCAGCAAAGTAGTGTTGTAAAGATTAAATTAGATGATACAGATTTAGCTTCAATCAGCGCAGATGCTCAAGATATTGGAAACGCAAATGAATCAATACCTGTTTCTTATTCTGGAGATAATTTTGATATTGCATTTAACGTAAGATATCTGTTAGAAGGTTTAAAAGTTATTGCTTCTGAAAATGTACTTTTAAAGTGCAATATTGCAACTACTCCAGCTGTTTTTGTGCCAGAAGATAATCTCAATTCTTTTACTTATTTAGTTATGCCTGTGCAGGTTCGTTCTTAA